A single Anatilimnocola floriformis DNA region contains:
- a CDS encoding glucuronyl esterase domain-containing protein, which translates to MHLHSFCVVIALATGFACYAEEAYPPDPAMPAYQLPEVLKLQSGKSVTTPEEWQKTRRGEVLELFRTHVYGRMPVTRYEQSFHVTHEDKETLGGKATLRQVEIRIARESKSLTIRVNLFFPNKSDAPVPAFVLICNRGAENIDPTREKKSEFWPVEEGIARSYAMAAFLNADVDPDKDDGFKDGAHGLLDEGERQADSWGTIAAWAWGASRVLDYLQTVPQIDAKKVAVIGHSRGGKTALWAAAEDQRFALAVSNDSGCGGAAISRRRFTGREQVARITTAFPHWFCSNFKSYTDREDELPIDQHELIALIAPRAVAVGSSSEDRWADPRGEYLSVIHAASVYELFGHKALGKADLPAIGNAIHGDQAHYHLRPGKHNLILEDWKHYWDFADRVFDRKSKE; encoded by the coding sequence ATGCATCTACATTCGTTCTGTGTTGTGATCGCGCTCGCGACTGGCTTCGCTTGCTATGCAGAGGAAGCGTATCCACCGGATCCGGCGATGCCTGCGTATCAATTGCCGGAAGTGCTGAAGCTGCAGTCGGGCAAATCCGTGACGACGCCCGAGGAGTGGCAGAAAACTCGGCGCGGCGAAGTGCTGGAACTTTTTCGCACGCACGTCTATGGCCGCATGCCGGTGACTCGCTACGAGCAGTCGTTTCATGTGACGCATGAAGATAAAGAGACGCTCGGCGGCAAGGCGACGCTGAGGCAGGTCGAGATCCGCATTGCGCGGGAAAGCAAGTCGCTGACGATTCGCGTCAATCTATTTTTTCCCAACAAATCGGATGCTCCAGTACCGGCGTTCGTATTGATCTGCAATCGTGGCGCTGAGAACATCGATCCCACCCGCGAAAAGAAAAGTGAATTCTGGCCCGTCGAGGAAGGAATCGCCCGCAGCTATGCGATGGCTGCGTTTCTGAACGCAGATGTCGATCCGGATAAGGACGACGGTTTTAAAGATGGCGCGCATGGCTTGCTTGACGAAGGTGAGCGTCAGGCCGATTCTTGGGGCACGATCGCGGCCTGGGCTTGGGGAGCGAGCCGCGTGCTCGATTATTTGCAAACCGTGCCGCAAATCGATGCGAAAAAAGTTGCTGTTATCGGCCATTCGCGCGGCGGCAAGACGGCGCTCTGGGCAGCGGCCGAGGATCAGCGGTTTGCCCTGGCGGTTTCGAATGACTCGGGCTGCGGCGGTGCTGCAATCAGCCGGAGGCGATTCACGGGGCGCGAACAAGTCGCACGGATCACCACGGCCTTTCCGCATTGGTTCTGCTCGAATTTCAAAAGTTACACCGATCGCGAAGATGAGCTACCGATCGATCAACATGAGTTAATCGCGCTCATCGCGCCGCGAGCTGTCGCCGTTGGTAGCTCGAGCGAAGATCGCTGGGCCGACCCGCGCGGCGAGTACCTCAGCGTCATCCACGCAGCGTCCGTGTACGAACTATTTGGACATAAGGCTCTCGGCAAAGCCGACCTGCCAGCGATCGGCAACGCGATTCACGGCGACCAGGCTCACTATCATCTGCGGCCGGGCAAGCACAACCTGATTCTGGAAGATTGGAAGCATTATTGGGACTTTGCCGATCGCGTTTTTGACCGGAAGAGTAAGGAATAG
- a CDS encoding MBL fold metallo-hydrolase translates to MADQRKRVAENFPGDFFVDSTCIDCDACRQIAPAVFGEAAQTSYVKNQPQNNSDRLRALHALVSCPTGSIGCLGDDDVKSVMNDFPLLIEEPVYYCGYNSPKSYGGNSYFIRRAAGNWLVDSPKFIAPLVKRLENLGGVSHIFLTHSDDVADAERFAAHFGSQRIIHREELSSQPGAEMILDGDGPWDLSPDLTAIATPGHTEGHCVLLFQQRFLFTGDHLDWDRDGQQLSASHDYCWHSWGEQILSMQRLLEYDFEWILPGHGQKVLLPAAEMRAQLTRLIAAMKERTQ, encoded by the coding sequence GTGGCCGATCAACGCAAACGTGTGGCAGAAAATTTCCCCGGCGACTTTTTCGTCGATTCGACCTGCATCGATTGCGATGCCTGTCGGCAAATCGCTCCCGCCGTCTTCGGCGAAGCGGCGCAGACTTCTTACGTGAAGAATCAGCCACAAAACAACTCGGATCGCCTCCGCGCTTTGCACGCACTCGTCTCTTGCCCCACCGGCTCCATCGGTTGTCTCGGCGACGATGATGTAAAGTCCGTAATGAATGACTTTCCGCTCCTCATCGAAGAGCCTGTCTACTATTGCGGCTACAACTCCCCAAAATCATACGGCGGAAATAGCTACTTCATTCGCCGCGCGGCGGGGAACTGGCTGGTCGACTCGCCGAAGTTCATCGCGCCGCTGGTGAAGCGCTTGGAAAATCTCGGCGGCGTGAGTCATATCTTTTTGACACATTCGGATGATGTCGCCGATGCCGAGCGTTTTGCCGCGCACTTTGGCAGTCAGCGGATCATTCATCGCGAGGAGTTGTCGTCGCAACCTGGCGCGGAAATGATTCTCGATGGCGATGGGCCGTGGGATTTGTCTCCCGATCTGACCGCCATCGCCACGCCCGGCCATACTGAGGGACATTGTGTGCTGCTGTTTCAGCAACGCTTTCTTTTCACCGGCGATCATCTCGATTGGGATCGCGACGGGCAGCAACTCTCGGCTTCGCACGATTACTGCTGGCACTCTTGGGGCGAACAGATTCTGTCGATGCAGCGACTTCTCGAGTACGATTTCGAGTGGATCCTGCCGGGGCATGGTCAGAAGGTGCTGCTCCCTGCGGCGGAGATGCGAGCGCAACTGACGCGACTGATTGCAGCTATGAAAGAGAGAACCCAGTGA
- a CDS encoding MFS transporter, with translation MADTSPPNGGFSRLSGLGRALSNRNYRLFFAGQGTSLIGTWMSRLATSWLVYRWSGDNAAWMLGVVSFIGLAPIFVLSPIAGVFVDRWDRYRVLLVTQILSLLQSAGLAAVAFCADPSWGVWAVCGLSFLQGLINSFDMPARQSLLVSLIAKREDLPNAIALNSSLVNGSRLIGPMIAGFVIALTNEAWCFVFDAISYVAVVLALLAMQVPRAANKPVAASIATHLREGVQYAWGFPPIRILLLLLGVVSFASMTQSVLMPVFAAELLKGGPYTLGLLSAASGLGALGGALYLASRPSVLGLGRVIIVATTLLGVSLAAFSWSHIPWLSACCLVGVGAGMMIEMAACNTLIQTMVDEDKRGRVMGFYSMAFQGTAPFGSLLTGLLSQWIGVREVVFGSAVVILIAAITFASQLRRLRQSARPIYERLGILPATAQGLNTAAETMPGPQ, from the coding sequence GTGGCAGACACTTCGCCGCCGAATGGTGGTTTTTCGCGACTTTCGGGGCTCGGCCGGGCCCTGAGCAATCGAAATTATCGGTTGTTCTTTGCCGGGCAAGGAACGTCGCTCATCGGCACCTGGATGTCTCGGCTGGCGACCAGCTGGCTCGTTTATCGCTGGAGCGGCGACAACGCCGCGTGGATGCTTGGCGTGGTGAGCTTCATCGGCCTGGCGCCGATTTTTGTGCTGAGCCCGATCGCAGGGGTGTTTGTCGATCGCTGGGACCGCTATCGCGTGCTGCTTGTCACGCAGATTCTGTCGCTACTTCAATCGGCGGGCCTAGCTGCCGTGGCGTTCTGCGCCGATCCGAGTTGGGGCGTGTGGGCCGTTTGCGGACTGAGCTTTTTGCAAGGGCTGATCAATTCGTTCGATATGCCGGCGCGACAGTCCTTGCTGGTATCGCTCATCGCCAAGCGCGAGGACTTGCCGAATGCGATCGCGCTTAACTCTTCGCTGGTCAACGGCTCGCGGTTGATCGGACCGATGATCGCGGGATTTGTTATTGCGCTGACGAACGAAGCCTGGTGTTTTGTCTTCGACGCCATCAGCTACGTCGCCGTAGTGCTGGCTCTTCTCGCGATGCAAGTTCCTCGCGCTGCGAACAAGCCGGTGGCCGCGTCGATCGCGACGCATCTGCGCGAGGGCGTGCAGTACGCTTGGGGCTTTCCACCGATTCGAATTCTATTGCTGCTACTCGGCGTTGTGAGCTTTGCTTCGATGACGCAATCGGTGCTCATGCCGGTTTTTGCTGCGGAATTGCTGAAAGGCGGGCCGTATACGCTGGGGCTCCTCTCGGCGGCTTCGGGACTGGGTGCGCTCGGCGGCGCCCTTTATCTCGCTTCGCGACCGAGCGTGCTCGGCCTCGGCAGAGTGATTATCGTAGCGACGACGTTGCTGGGCGTGTCGCTCGCAGCGTTCTCGTGGTCGCACATTCCCTGGCTGTCGGCGTGTTGCCTGGTGGGAGTTGGCGCCGGCATGATGATCGAGATGGCCGCCTGCAACACGCTGATTCAAACGATGGTCGACGAAGACAAGCGCGGCCGCGTCATGGGCTTTTACAGCATGGCATTTCAAGGGACCGCACCGTTCGGCAGTTTGCTGACGGGGCTCCTCTCGCAGTGGATCGGCGTGCGCGAAGTGGTCTTCGGCTCGGCAGTGGTGATACTCATCGCGGCGATCACGTTCGCGTCGCAACTCCGCCGGCTGCGACAGAGTGCTCGTCCCATCTACGAGCGCCTCGGCATCTTGCCAGCCACGGCCCAGGGACTTAATACTGCGGCGGAAACGATGCCGGGACCGCAATAG
- a CDS encoding GNAT family N-acetyltransferase — protein MELKLRAATADDYQQLGEMNRQLSDDEQSRNPMNAAQMADRMEKWLHEGWQGILFELNSAIVGYSIFKIGSDYYDPSIPEVHLRQFLIVREQRGQGLGRQAMRSLVETVFPRGAVIHLDVLATNPRGLRFWQSVGFQHYSTAMKFTTPST, from the coding sequence ATGGAATTGAAACTCCGCGCTGCCACGGCTGATGATTATCAACAACTGGGCGAGATGAATCGTCAATTGTCCGATGACGAACAAAGTCGCAACCCTATGAACGCCGCGCAGATGGCCGACCGGATGGAGAAATGGCTGCACGAAGGTTGGCAGGGAATTCTCTTTGAACTGAACTCAGCAATCGTCGGCTATTCGATTTTCAAGATAGGCAGCGATTACTACGATCCGTCGATACCCGAAGTTCACCTGCGGCAGTTTCTCATCGTGCGCGAACAACGTGGCCAAGGTCTCGGCCGGCAAGCGATGCGGTCGCTGGTGGAGACGGTATTTCCGCGCGGCGCGGTGATTCATCTCGACGTGCTGGCCACGAATCCGCGCGGTTTGCGGTTCTGGCAATCCGTCGGCTTTCAGCATTATTCGACGGCGATGAAATTCACCACGCCATCGACCTGA
- a CDS encoding VOC family protein: protein MKQSLGLVSLVVRDYDEAIAWFVDKLGFVLIEDTFVPEQAKRWVVISPPGASESRLLLAQASTPEQESRIGNQTGGRVFLFLYTDDFWRDYERYRQNGVEFVRPPVPHPYGTVAVFRDLYGNSWDLLQPTEQNLSQ from the coding sequence ATGAAACAATCGCTCGGACTCGTTTCGCTCGTCGTGCGCGACTACGACGAAGCCATTGCCTGGTTCGTCGACAAGTTGGGCTTTGTCTTGATCGAGGACACATTCGTTCCGGAACAAGCGAAACGTTGGGTGGTTATCTCTCCGCCAGGCGCCAGCGAGTCTCGGCTGCTGCTGGCACAAGCATCGACACCAGAGCAGGAGTCGCGCATCGGCAATCAAACGGGCGGCCGCGTGTTCTTGTTTCTGTACACCGACGATTTTTGGCGCGACTACGAGCGTTACCGGCAGAACGGCGTGGAGTTTGTGCGGCCGCCGGTACCGCATCCGTATGGGACCGTGGCGGTCTTTCGCGATTTGTACGGCAATTCGTGGGATTTGCTGCAGCCGACAGAGCAGAATTTGTCGCAGTGA
- a CDS encoding organic hydroperoxide resistance protein → MSHIDKVLYTAKTHTTGGRDGASRSSDGRLEAQLSSPGTAGTGTNPEQLFAAGWSACFLGAMGVAASKAKVTLPADRAVDAEVDLGLAEGGYLLRARLNVSLPGLDRAVAQSIVDAAHQICPYSKATRGNIDVEINLV, encoded by the coding sequence ATGTCTCACATCGATAAAGTCCTGTATACGGCCAAGACCCACACCACTGGCGGCCGTGATGGCGCATCGCGCAGTTCCGATGGACGCCTCGAAGCTCAACTCTCGTCGCCCGGCACCGCGGGAACCGGCACGAATCCTGAACAACTCTTCGCAGCCGGTTGGTCGGCTTGCTTTCTCGGCGCGATGGGCGTGGCCGCGAGCAAAGCAAAAGTCACGTTGCCAGCCGATCGGGCTGTCGATGCTGAAGTCGATCTCGGTTTGGCCGAAGGGGGTTACCTGCTGCGAGCGCGGCTGAATGTCAGCTTGCCAGGGCTCGATCGCGCGGTAGCTCAATCGATCGTTGACGCCGCACATCAGATTTGCCCGTACTCGAAGGCAACGCGCGGCAATATCGACGTCGAAATCAATCTGGTCTGA
- a CDS encoding sulfatase-like hydrolase/transferase: protein MLRYFLLIVFGVFSTALAAESRPNILWISLEDISPDLGCYGDEQALTPNIDGLAKQGARFTRAFTHAGVCAPSRSGLITGMHPTTIGTHYMRCKGVPPAHVKCFTEYLRGAGYYCTNDNKTDYNFDAPLTAWDDNRAGAHWRNRPDKDQPFFSVINLVSTHESQIRLGEKQQAARREKLAESERHDPAKMVLPPYYPDTPIVRRDLANYYDNLTFTDKRVGEILKQLDEDGLADKTVVFFWGDHGRGLPRGKRWVYDSGIRVPLVIRWPGKIEPASVREDLVCFLDFAPTLLALAGIERPQHLQGQVFLGPEKAKEREYVFAARDRMDETLDIIRSVRDKRFKYIRNYRPDLPYAQDIAYMNEMPTMQEWRRLAAADKLVFPQTIFFQPTKPIEELYDTDKDPHEVNNLADKPEFAAELIRLRAAHEKWRKETGDLGLIPEAVLNEERRPGGKWSVTAAPRIGFAGNKATIACETVGASIAYTHGELKQMGKPLWKLYTGAIEVPTGAKLKTKACRLGYRDSEIVEGSP, encoded by the coding sequence ATGCTGCGGTACTTCTTGCTCATCGTATTTGGTGTTTTCTCAACCGCGCTCGCCGCCGAGTCGCGGCCGAATATTCTCTGGATCAGCCTGGAGGACATCAGCCCCGATCTCGGCTGCTACGGCGACGAGCAAGCGCTCACGCCGAACATTGATGGGCTGGCGAAACAAGGGGCGCGCTTCACGCGAGCCTTCACCCACGCGGGTGTGTGCGCGCCGAGTCGCTCCGGTCTGATCACTGGCATGCATCCGACGACCATCGGCACGCATTACATGCGCTGCAAGGGCGTGCCGCCGGCGCATGTGAAATGCTTCACTGAGTATCTGCGAGGCGCGGGTTACTACTGCACCAACGATAACAAAACCGATTACAACTTCGATGCTCCGCTGACGGCCTGGGATGACAATCGCGCCGGCGCTCATTGGCGGAATCGGCCCGACAAAGATCAGCCGTTCTTCAGCGTCATCAATCTTGTCTCAACGCACGAGAGTCAGATTCGCCTCGGCGAAAAACAACAGGCGGCCCGTCGCGAGAAACTCGCCGAGAGCGAACGTCATGATCCGGCGAAAATGGTCCTGCCGCCGTACTATCCCGATACGCCGATCGTTCGCCGCGACCTGGCTAATTACTACGACAACCTCACGTTCACCGACAAACGAGTCGGCGAGATTCTGAAACAACTCGACGAAGACGGCCTGGCGGATAAGACAGTCGTCTTTTTTTGGGGTGATCACGGTCGGGGTTTGCCGCGCGGCAAACGCTGGGTTTACGACAGCGGCATTCGCGTGCCGCTCGTCATTCGTTGGCCGGGGAAGATCGAACCGGCGAGTGTACGCGAAGACCTCGTCTGCTTCCTCGATTTCGCGCCGACGCTCCTCGCACTTGCCGGCATCGAACGGCCGCAGCATTTGCAGGGGCAGGTTTTTCTCGGCCCTGAGAAAGCCAAAGAGCGCGAGTATGTATTCGCGGCTCGCGACCGAATGGACGAAACGCTCGATATCATTCGCTCGGTGCGCGATAAGCGATTCAAATACATCCGCAACTATCGTCCCGACCTGCCGTATGCGCAGGACATCGCCTACATGAATGAAATGCCGACGATGCAAGAATGGCGACGCCTGGCCGCTGCGGATAAGCTCGTCTTTCCGCAGACGATTTTCTTTCAGCCGACGAAGCCCATCGAAGAACTCTACGACACCGACAAAGATCCGCACGAAGTGAATAACCTTGCGGATAAGCCAGAGTTTGCGGCCGAACTCATTCGCCTTCGCGCCGCTCACGAAAAATGGCGGAAAGAAACCGGCGATCTCGGCTTGATTCCAGAAGCGGTTCTCAATGAAGAGCGCCGCCCTGGCGGCAAATGGTCGGTTACGGCAGCGCCGAGGATCGGGTTTGCTGGTAACAAAGCGACCATCGCCTGCGAAACCGTTGGCGCTTCGATCGCGTATACGCACGGCGAACTCAAACAGATGGGCAAACCACTCTGGAAGCTTTACACCGGCGCGATCGAGGTCCCTACCGGAGCCAAGTTGAAAACAAAAGCCTGCCGGCTGGGCTACCGCGACAGTGAGATTGTCGAAGGTAGTCCCTAA